The Candidatus Methylomirabilis sp. DNA segment CCTGTTGCTTCTGGCCCCCTTCGAAGTAGAGCAGGCCGAGCCCCTTGTGCGGATCGGGGTAGGACCGGTCGAGCGCGATCGCCCGCTGGTAATGCCCCCGCGCCTCGTCGGCCGCCTCGCCTTCGCCCCCCTGCCGCAGGATCTCCCCGAGGAGGTGGTGCGCGCGGGCGTCCTTGGGCTTGAGGGTGAGGTACTTCTCCGCGCCCTGGCGGGCGGCCTCGAACCGGCCGGCCTTCAGGTCCATCCGGGCGTTCTCCAGCACCACCCGGCTCGTCCTGCCGAGGTACACCCCGGCGTTCGTCATCCCCCCGCGCCGGTCGGCGTACGCGGTCCGGAGCAACCCCTCCGTGGTCTCGAGGCGCTCCTCGAGTCGCGGATGCGACCCATAGAACAGGGGGATCTCGACCTTCTCCTGCTCCGCGTCGCGCTTGAGGGTCTGGAAGAGCTTCAGGGCCTCCCGGGGCTCGTACCCGGCCCCCACCACGAGTCTGAGCCCCTCGGCGTCCGCCTCCCGCTCCAGGTCGCGCGAGTACCCGGTCACGGCGGCGGCCGTCCCGACCTCCCCCAGGACGCCGGCGAGGCCGCCCACCCCCGGCAATCCCCCGAGGGCGGTCTGCACGCCGGCGAGCCAGGCGGTCTTGTTCACCGTGTCGCGGAACTCCTTCACGGCGTGCCGGTGGGTGGCGTGCGTCATCTCGTGCGCGAGCACCATGGCGAGCTGGGCCTCGTTGTCCAGGCGCGCCAGCAGGCCCGTGTGGAGGTAGATCACGCCGTTCGGGAAGGCGAAGGCGTTGAGCCGCGGGTTGCTGATGACCCGGATCCGGAAGGGGATGCTCTTGTAGATGCCGGGGGGCTGGAGCCGCCGGCCCACCTGGTTCAGGTAGGCGTCGAGCTCCGCCTCCACGTAGAGGAGCCCGCTCCGGTCCAGCGTCCGCTGCTCCTCCTCGGATCGGCGCCAGAGGCGCTGCTCGTCCGCCTCGAAGGCCGCGCCGGCGCCGGTCACCGGGGCCAGGCTCGTCGTCGCGCAGCCGGCGAGCAGCAGGC contains these protein-coding regions:
- a CDS encoding M48 family metalloprotease, translated to MRRAPVLLAAGLLLAGCATTSLAPVTGAGAAFEADEQRLWRRSEEEQRTLDRSGLLYVEAELDAYLNQVGRRLQPPGIYKSIPFRIRVISNPRLNAFAFPNGVIYLHTGLLARLDNEAQLAMVLAHEMTHATHRHAVKEFRDTVNKTAWLAGVQTALGGLPGVGGLAGVLGEVGTAAAVTGYSRDLEREADAEGLRLVVGAGYEPREALKLFQTLKRDAEQEKVEIPLFYGSHPRLEERLETTEGLLRTAYADRRGGMTNAGVYLGRTSRVVLENARMDLKAGRFEAARQGAEKYLTLKPKDARAHHLLGEILRQGGEGEAADEARGHYQRAIALDRSYPDPHKGLGLLYFEGGQKQQARRSLEAYLSLSPQAADRAYVEEYIRLCK